From one Lolium rigidum isolate FL_2022 chromosome 4, APGP_CSIRO_Lrig_0.1, whole genome shotgun sequence genomic stretch:
- the LOC124646811 gene encoding L-type lectin-domain containing receptor kinase VIII.2-like gives MATIPSLLLTILLTLLLPNTADALRFDYATLTLATLKLLGDAHLNNNTIRLTRDLPVPTSAAGRALYSFPVRLLAGFSTHFAFHVATLNKGSVGGGLAFVIAPDAASLGEAGAYIGLSPAADVAVEFDTLMDVQFGDPNANHVGLDLGSMASAAAADLALAGVDLTSGTTVYAWIDYSAAANLIEVFVSYSAKRPLAPVLSTPVDLAAYVKDTAFVGFSASTQGSTEIHAIEWWSFSTPAPPPSTSPHPPPPAALVPPPASTINPTLPTSPPQLPGVTTAVSAPPASSVTAASAPANSATRKNAAARPHPHQHAAVAGAATAGAVVAVSFAGIALWALARRAKARRLDATALATKRDSLASAAAMARSPREFTYKELSAATRGFDAARVIGNGAFGVVYKGIVPDTGAMVAVKRCTNASAGGAQARAEFLSELSIIAGLRHRNLLRLQGWCYEKGEILLVYDYMRNGSLDRALFDASSSPALPWRHRREILAGVASALAYLHHECDRRVIHRDVKSSNVMLDEAYRARLGDFGLARQAEHGASPDATAAAGTMGYLAPEYMLTGRATEATDVFSFGALVLEVACGRRPIGTEGRCNNLVEWVWSLHGEGRVLDAVDPRLGGEYDEGEMRRVLLVGLACSSPEPALRPGMRTVVQILSGEADPPFVPAARPSMSLSANHHLLLSLQDSVSDYNALALNLSDDSSDDSMSSSSLTSTLRKGGHDIGFSSTPGDAR, from the coding sequence ATGGCCACCATCCCTTCCCTCCTCCTCACCATCCTCCTCACCCTCCTCCTCCCTAACACCGCCGACGCCCTGCGCTTCGACTACGCCACGCTCACCCTCGCGACCCTCAAGCTGCTCGGCGACGCGCACCTCAACAACAACACCATCCGCCTAACCCGCGACCTCCCGGTGCCCACCTCCGCGGCGGGCCGCGCGCTCTACAGCTTCCCCGTGCGCCTCCTCGCAGGCTTCTCCACCCACTTCGCCTTCCACGTCGCCACCCTCAACAAGGGCTCCGTGGGCGGCGGGCTCGCCTTCGTCATCGCCCCCGACGCCGCCTCCCTCGGCGAGGCCGGGGCCTACATCGGCCTCTCCCCCGCCGCCGACGTCGCCGTCGAGTTCGACACGCTCATGGACGTCCAGTTCGGGGACCCCAACGCCAACCACGTCGGCCTCGACCTCGGCTCcatggcctccgccgccgccgccgacctcgcCCTCGCCGGGGTCGACCTCACCAGCGGCACCACCGTCTACGCCTGGATCGACtactccgccgccgccaacctCATCGAGGTCTTCGTCTCCTACTCCGCCAAGCGGCCCCTCGCGCCGGTCCTGTCCACCCCGGTCGATCTGGCGGCGTACGTCAAGGACACGGCCTTCGTTGGGTTCTCCGCCTCCACCCAGGGCAGCACGGAGATCCACGCCATCGAGTGGTGGAGCTTCTCCACCCCGGCCCCGCCGCCCTCCACTTCGCCCCATCCTCCTCCGCCTGCCGCTCTCGTCCCCCCTCCGGCGAGCACCATCAACCCGACCCTCCCCACTTCCCCTCCGCAGCTCCCGGGCGTCACAACGGCGGTTTCCGCCCCACCCGCCAGCTCGGTGACAGCCGCGAGCGCGCCGGCCAATTCCGCAACCCGTAAGAACGCCGCCGCGAGGCCCCACCCTCACCAGCACGCCGCCGTGGCGGGAGCCGCGACGGCGGGGGCGGTCGTGGCCGTCTCCTTCGCGGGCATCGCGCTCTGGGCGCTCGCGCGCCGCGCCAAGGCCAGGAGACTCGACGCCACGGCGCTCGCCACCAAGCGCGACAGcctggcgtcggcggcggcgatggcgcgctCCCCTCGCGAGTTCACCTACAAGGAGCTCAGCGCCGCCACGCGCGGCTTCGACGCCGCCCGCGTCATCGGGAACGGCGCCTTCGGGGTCGTCTACAAGGGCATCGTGCCGGACACGGGCGCCATGGTGGCCGTCAAGCGCTGCACCAACGCCAGCGCGGGCGGCGCGCAGGCGCGGGCCGAGTTCCTCTCCGAGCTCTCCATCATCGCCGGGCTGCGCCACCGCAACCTGCTGCGCCTGCAGGGCTGGTGCTACGAGAAGGGCGAGATCCTGCTCGTCTACGACTACATGCGCAACGGCAGCCTCGACCGCGCCCTCTTCGACGCCTCCTCCTCGCCCGCCCTGCCCTGGCGCCACCGCCGCGAGATACTCGCCGGCGTCGCGTCCGCGCTCGCCTACCTACACCACGAGTGCGACCGCCGCGTCATCCACCGGGACGTCAAGTCCAGCAACGTCATGCTCGACGAGGCCTACCGCGCGCGCCTCGGCGACTTCGGCCTCGCGCGCCAGGCCGAGCACGGCGCGTCGCCCGACGCCACCGCGGCCGCGGGAACAATGGGGTACCTCGCGCCGGAGTACATGCTCACCGGCCGCGCCACCGAGGCCACCGACGTCTTCAGCTTCGGCGCGCTGGTCCTCGAGGTGGCGTGCGGGCGCCGCCCCATCGGCACCGAGGGCCGCTGCAACAACCTGGTGGAGTGGGTGTGGAGCCTGCACGGCGAGGGCCGCGTGCTGGACGCCGTCGACCCGCGGCTCGGCGGCGAGTACGACGAGGGCGAGATGAGGAGGGTGCTGCTGGTCGGGCTCGCCTGCTCCAGCCCGGAGCCCGCGCTCCGACCCGGGATGCGCACCGTGGTGCAGATACTCAGCGGCGAGGCCGACCCGCCGTTCGTGCCGGCGGCCAGGCCCTCCATGAGCCTCAGCGCCAACCACCACCTCCTGCTCAGCCTCCAGGACAGCGTCTCAGACTACAACGCGCTCGCGCTCAACCTCTCCGACGACTCCTCCGACGACTCCATGAGCTCCTCCTCGCTCACCAGCACGCTCCGCAAAGGCGGCCACGACATCGGATTCAGCAGCACCCCCGGCGACGCCCGGTGA